Proteins from a single region of Streptomyces sp. HUAS 15-9:
- a CDS encoding DUF7691 family protein, whose protein sequence is MSSSLSVYLLDVAATRALVGSGDDQLLEVIRGNFGDDLARDDDYHSHAIGKGAPTADEALRAVIHGGPFSENQDHAFQYGYAYERLCSLTGVFLRNDCFTPHRGDWLSVVDQGLVSLGITAVSVEAFSHGAPPAPLPYTFTPGCGEWTPDHIARALEQFEATKRAVDESGQAPPLEPEVVEAVMQCLDWMRHAEARPGFGVIGFRS, encoded by the coding sequence ATGAGTTCTTCTCTGAGCGTCTACCTGCTCGACGTGGCCGCCACACGTGCCCTGGTCGGTTCCGGCGATGACCAGTTGCTGGAGGTGATACGCGGCAACTTCGGTGACGACCTGGCCCGCGACGACGACTATCACAGCCACGCGATCGGGAAGGGCGCCCCCACGGCGGACGAGGCCTTGCGCGCGGTCATCCACGGCGGGCCCTTCAGCGAGAACCAGGACCACGCCTTCCAGTACGGCTACGCCTACGAGCGGCTGTGCTCGCTCACCGGCGTGTTCCTGCGCAACGACTGCTTCACACCGCACAGGGGCGACTGGCTCTCAGTCGTCGACCAGGGTCTGGTCTCTCTGGGCATCACCGCCGTGTCCGTGGAAGCCTTCAGCCACGGTGCCCCGCCCGCTCCGCTCCCGTACACCTTCACACCGGGCTGCGGCGAGTGGACTCCCGATCACATCGCCCGGGCGCTGGAGCAGTTCGAGGCCACCAAGCGCGCGGTCGACGAGTCGGGACAGGCACCGCCGCTGGAGCCCGAAGTCGTGGAGGCCGTCATGCAGTGCCTCGACTGGATGCGGCACGCCGAGGCACGGCCCGGCTTCGGCGTCATCGGCTTCCGATCCTGA
- a CDS encoding DUF4442 domain-containing protein translates to MTVESASMGDMLAAAVPMVRTLNLQFVEVTPERAVLRLPDQPDFHNHIGGPHAGAMFTLAESASGAIVLKAFGDQLSRAVPLAVRAEIGYKKLAMGPVTATATLARPAAEVIAELDAGGRPEFPVDIAIHREDGSVTGEMTVVWTLRLNG, encoded by the coding sequence ATGACAGTTGAGAGCGCCTCGATGGGCGACATGCTGGCCGCCGCCGTTCCGATGGTGCGGACCCTGAACCTTCAGTTCGTCGAGGTCACTCCGGAGCGCGCCGTGCTGCGGCTTCCGGACCAGCCGGACTTCCACAACCACATCGGCGGCCCCCACGCCGGCGCCATGTTCACCTTGGCCGAGTCCGCCAGCGGCGCCATCGTGCTCAAGGCCTTCGGCGACCAGCTCTCGCGTGCGGTGCCGCTCGCGGTACGGGCCGAGATCGGCTACAAGAAGCTGGCCATGGGGCCGGTGACGGCTACCGCCACCCTGGCCCGCCCGGCGGCCGAGGTCATCGCCGAGCTGGACGCGGGCGGACGGCCGGAGTTCCCGGTCGACATCGCCATTCATCGCGAGGACGGGTCTGTCACGGGCGAGATGACTGTCGTGTGGACGTTGCGGCTCAACGGGTGA
- a CDS encoding spermidine synthase produces the protein MNEAIPVTRATDHGTAKLMPDVDRERAWLLTVDGAPQSYVDLDAPTHLEFEYARRLGYVLDTVGEPGRPLDVVHLGGGALTLPRYLSATRPGSRQDVVEADRGLLELVAEHLPLPDGAGITVHPADARAWLESAPDDSADVLIADVFGGSRVPAHLTSLAYAREAERVLRADGVYLANLADAAPFAFLRSQLATFAAVFAELALIAEPGVLRGRRFGNAVLVASHHPVDAAALARRTASDAFPARVEHGAALREFIGGARPVRDEDAVPSPEPPDGAFGIG, from the coding sequence GTGAACGAAGCCATACCCGTCACCCGTGCCACCGACCACGGCACCGCCAAGCTGATGCCCGACGTCGATCGTGAGCGGGCCTGGCTGCTCACGGTCGACGGGGCGCCGCAGTCGTACGTGGACCTGGACGCGCCGACACATCTGGAGTTCGAGTACGCGCGGCGGCTCGGGTATGTGCTGGACACCGTGGGGGAACCGGGGCGGCCGCTGGACGTCGTGCACCTGGGCGGGGGAGCGCTCACCCTGCCCAGGTACCTCTCGGCCACCCGGCCGGGCTCCCGGCAGGACGTCGTGGAGGCCGACCGGGGGCTGCTGGAGCTGGTGGCGGAGCATCTGCCGCTGCCGGACGGTGCCGGCATCACCGTGCACCCGGCCGATGCGCGCGCCTGGCTCGAGTCCGCCCCGGACGACTCGGCCGACGTGCTGATCGCCGACGTCTTCGGCGGCTCCCGGGTCCCCGCGCACCTCACCTCGCTCGCCTACGCCCGCGAGGCCGAGCGGGTCCTGCGGGCCGACGGGGTCTATCTGGCCAACCTCGCCGACGCCGCGCCGTTCGCCTTCCTCCGGTCCCAACTCGCCACGTTCGCCGCCGTGTTCGCGGAGCTGGCGCTGATCGCCGAGCCGGGCGTGCTGCGCGGCCGCCGGTTCGGCAACGCGGTGCTCGTCGCCTCGCACCACCCGGTCGACGCGGCCGCCCTGGCCCGCCGCACCGCCTCCGACGCCTTCCCTGCCCGCGTCGAACACGGCGCCGCGCTGCGCGAGTTCATCGGCGGCGCCCGCCCGGTACGGGACGAGGACGCCGTACCGTCACCCGAACCCCCCGACGGCGCGTTCGGCATCGGCTGA